In Plasmodium brasilianum strain Bolivian I chromosome 12, whole genome shotgun sequence, the genomic window aagtaaacaaACTCTTCAATGTGTTGTTTGTACTGAATAATAtaactgttcatattttttggaaaaaaaatgatggctttttttttgctttaaataaattacgTAATCCActgttttgttattttatcgCTTAATCGTTTTATCGCTTAATCGTTTTATCGCTTAATCGTTTTATCGCTTAATCATTTTATCGCTTAATCATTTTATCGCTTAATCGTTTTATCGCTTAATCGTTTTATCGCTTAATCATTTTATCGCTTAATCGTTTTATCGTTTtatcgttttatttttttggctcatatatttaacatgCTCCAGcacaatattataataaaacttgtttaattgaatttttaaagtataCCGGTCCTTACTAAACATACTTCCTGCTTTTTTCcacataaaataaacagCATACCAATGCTAACAAATTAATACAGCAaagaaaacaatttttaagaatttttcgaaaaaaaaaaaaaataaatcatttaagaatatgcatatatatactacttttttttttacgcaATTACCACAACaacgagaaaaaaaaataaaatacgaaGGTATTGAATTAGtcaaatttacattttctttttttttctttacccTACATTAGCTCCAAAAACATATCCACACAacgttatacatatatatatatatatatatgtatatatatattttatttacattatgcacttaattttttttaaataattgaCTTGTTCGTAGCTTATACCACCAATTTTAATATTCGTAGACTAAAttctttcaaaaaaatattcaaaaaaaggtACTAAGCTCCCCTTaagtttatcttttttttaattgtgcatatatatatgatttatgTATATTGCTTTTTTTCCCAGTATAGTAAAAAAGTTTCATCATAttgtataaacaaaaaaaaaaaaaaaaataggaaagaaatgaaaataaatgaaaagaagagaaaaaatagaaaaaattaaaaaggtgagaaaaaaagaaaaattttttcataactataattaaaaacaaatgttTATACTTTTAGGTGTATTTTCATGTTATGAAACCagaaaataagtaaattttttttttttttcgtaattcgtgtttgtgtatatgtacatatataatatgtatgcatatatatataatatgtatgcatatatatataatatgtattcatttatatatataatgcatatgtatgaatatatatacatactgaGAAGAAATTATTCGTGTTACTAGTACTAATAAATACACACTGTTAACAcctttttatgaaaaatataaaatgataataataatttttatattgctTATACTTTTGTATCATGTATGgaataagaagaaaaattatataataaacttttattatattaattcattcatatgttttaataaatcaaaaaagtTAAGTGacgtaaaaaaagaaattggagaacatcaaaattattatagtgATAACTACTATCTGTAAATAAAGGTTTTATAACCCTCTTTGTCATTATACCTACACTTTTGCTTTTAGCCAAGTTTTCTTGCAAAATATTGAATCAATTTTAATGTTTGTTTCTTCATagataccttttttttttttttttgtgcaaTGCGATTAGCCGCAACATGGCACgtttacgtatgtatatgtatatatatacatatgtatacatatgtgtatacatccATGTACGTGCTTCAACTTATTACTATTCGTTACTTAAGTGTATGTGTGAGAAAGCTCGTTCTTCACGCATTTAGATGTTATCAGTGCGCAGACTTTATTTAAAGTGTACATTTGTTTATTGAAATTTTGTCcgttgtatatgtatatatatatgactaatgacacatataatataagtTTACAATTTGTTTTAACGAAAAGGccctttatttttcatttatattttgacaCGAAATAAgcaatatattattcttacgttttgtttaattgtttgcttgtttttttgttctcatgtttgttcatttattttctttttctttttttttttttttttgtcattgcGTTAagttgttttgttttgtatatgtttatatgtttgcAAGTTTGCATTTTTACACCTTTGAGCGATTACATGTGTACACGTTTACGTGTTGCCTTTGTTGTGGTGCCCACATTCAAGTtctattcattttaattcaggaaaaaacataattaaaaaaaaaaaaaaagagaaatttttatattcatattattcataaaaacaaaagtaaTTAAACGTTCGTTTGTTTGAGCGGttaagtaatatttatttataaattccgAAACCTCATTtctaattgaaaaaaaaaaaaaaaaatatatatatatatatatatatatatatgaataagcgtatatatacatacatacgaagcagaaaaaaaatgagctCCTCAAAATACATTGAAGATGGCATTAATTCAAACATAAGAGTTGACGGGAGAacattattaacatataGAACTATCGAAATAAACAAGAATATATTGGTATCAGCAGATGGGAGTAGTAGTGTTATGAATGAAGAAAACAATGTAATATGTGGAGTAAAACTTTCTCTGCTATCACCTAGTGCAGATGCAAATGATGAAGGTTTTGTCAATTTAAAGATAGACTGCCCTGCATCTGTAGGTGCAAATAGAATAAAGAAAGAACACTTACAAATTATGACATCAATTATTTATGacttatgtataaaaaacaatattaataaaaaaaaattatgtattttgcCTTCAAAATTTGTTTGGGGAGTTGACATAAATGTAATGGTTTTGAATGCTGGAGGAGGACTATTAGACATTATTAGCATAGCAATATATGTAGCTTTAAATGATATGACCATGCCTATTGtgaaaccaaaaaaaaaaattgatgaattaaatatgttTCATAACACAAAATGTAAGGACTATCAAGTAGAAATTGTAGAAAACCAGAAAACCAATTTTCCGTATGAAAATATCCCGATATGTATTTCAATTGGggaaataaacaataaatatatatacgataTGTCAAAGATTGAAGAGGAATTagttgaaaatatttttgtagtGGCTATTACATCAAGCGGAAAATGTGTAGCATTTCATAAGCTCTATGGAATATCAATGGAAATATCTTCAATATTAAATATGACTGAAAATTCAATAAAAGTTTCACATTTCCTCTTTGAGAAAATTAATGAAGCAATATGTAAAATACGAACAAGAAGTGCcctaataaaataaaagaaactTGCGCAAACgttatatgtgtgcatacatacatatatacatatataaatatgtatatatatatatacgaggTCCACATTATTAAAATAGCAATAATTATCATATTAGACTGTCGGATTATTTTTccactttaaaaaattaattacgTGTGATTTTGTATCTTTTGGATATTACACAATTTTAAGTTGTAAACGATAttgtaaaacaaaatttggCTAGTtcttttattcatatatatatatatatatattctttttttttttatcgacATTTCaggtaataaataaaaatagctagaaaaaaaaaaataaaaaaaatagccttttttaaaatcaaaAATGAGTATGCACGTTACCgatgtacataatatttatacatttaattattatatttatgaacagGTCATAAAATTAGTTACATTTTTGTGTTACTAACTGGCAATTTAGTTGTGTGCAACGTGCTATtagggagaaaaaaaaaaaaaaaaaaaatagctaaaatgtgtaaattaatatgttttaattattttaacttaGGAAAGGCCACTTTTACAAATTTACAATTGTgacataattttaaaagaatatgtaTCAATAAATTAAAGTAACCAAAATTGTGACATAGGATATATTTAACATGATGTTGAACGAAAAACAGATCTAGTGGATCATACGCACAtttatctatctatatatatataatctgAACTTATACCATTTGAGAATTGTTCTGTAGCTTTAATCTTTCACCATTTgctcacatatatatatatatatatatacatatatgtgtatgtactatttttttatttttatatcttcttttGAATTAAAATCTTTTTCTCTAatatttaccatttttaccatttttaccattttcgCCATTTTAGCCATTTTAGCCATTTTTCAGtataatttacaaatacaacaatttatgaaattttaacGGCTTTGTTACCAcctttttttgcatatataaagttaaagaatacacacacacatatatatatatattttttgtcgTACTAAAATATAGACCGTAATCCATACTCATTTTAAACTTTCACACAGTACAGTCGTTacaatgaatataaaaaaaaagtttttgatagttttttcttgttcgtttattttaaaaacattttgtGCTCTCCGATTAAGGGATGTAAGAGAGTATTATTCTAACgaaataagaaattataagGAAAAGCAAAATGACAATTTAGAGAAAGGAAATTTTCCTCAACcaattgaaaaaagaaagaatgtCAATTTAAAAGATGTATCGGCTAATATTCTAGAGCCGAATGAAATATTGAGAAGCAATCCTGTAAAGTTCGATTTTGCAAATATGAAGGAACATTTCAATTCAAAGAATTTTTCGATGAATAATGGTATGCAAAACAACCAGGACTATCTTCAAcgttataaaaattttaaaacattaaacACACAAAACAATGTAGATGATGTGAATTCGTCGAACCAACAAACAAGTGGTACATATAGTAATTTATCACAAAAAGGAGATGATGAACAAACATATGATAACCGTACGCTCAATAACAATAGTGTTATAAGTAATTACGCTAAAGATAGTTCGTTTTATGAAAGTCTGTTGAGCAGTGAACATGCACCACATAACTTGGCAGATGATATGTCTCTAAATGATAGAGGTAGAACAATGAACAAGGATGACGTTATCACTTTAGACAGCTCTACAAACGATTTAGAAGACGATACGATTGACTATTTTTCAAATGATGAGGATTACACATTAGGCAGTGATACTAACTATTTAGACGTCGATACACCTGATTACTTATCAAATGAAGATGATTTCGAAGTAGGCAGTGATACTGACTATTTAGACGATGGTGCAACATACTTCTTTTCAAATGATGATGATGTCGAAGTAGGCAGTGGTACTGACTATTTAGATGATGATGCAATAGACTTCTTTTCAAATGATGATGATGTCGAAGTAGGCAGTGGTACTGACTATTTAGATGATGATGCAACAGACTACTTTTCAAATGATGATGATGTCGAAGTAAGTAGTGGTACTGACCATTTAGATGATGGTGCAACAGACTTCTTTTCAAATGATAATGATGTCGAAGTAGACAGGGGTACTGACAATTTAGAAGACGATACGATTAACTATTTTTCAAATGATGGGGATTACTTATTAGACAGTGATACTGACTATTTAAACGACGATATCACTGACTACTTgtcaaataataatgattatTTATTAGACAGTTACACGGATGATGCAGACGAGGATGGTACTGACAACATTCTAAATAGTAATACCCGTGATGTGTTAAACagagataaatatattagcaAAAATGATGATAGTGATTCTTTGAATGTTTCTAATGCtttcaataatatatataataattctttaagtaacaaaaatgaaactTTTCTTGAATTTCCTAATAAAATTCTTCAATTAGATAAAAACGCAAAATCAAATACAAAGGTAAGAACTAATGATACGGAAAATTTAACTACTGGCAATAAAAAGGACACCAATACtaaagatataataaaatctaataaaataaacgacactgtaaataaattcaataaTGATAACACATCGGACCCTAAGAAcaaatataacattaaaaacGAAATAGAAACAAACGAAGTGGACAAAAAAGGAGTAGGCAAAAACGTAGACAAAAAAGAAGTAGAAACAAAGAAAGTAAACACAGAGCGTAAAGGTAATTCTAAAGAAGAGCTCAAAAATAACAACACAATTggttttaaagaaaaaaatactattaaCGAATTATTCAACAATAGCAATAAACATAATTCGaaggaaatattaaataatatcaaTACAGCTAACGCTAAGGGTGTATTAAAGAATAGcagtaaaacaaataatattgaCAAACCAAAAGATGAGAAACAGTTCAATTCGAAAAACAAACTAAACAAGGACAATGAAACTAACTTTGAAGATAAACCAATTTCTTccagtaaaaataattccgGACAAGCGTTAAAAAATAGTAGCAAAAGTTATGGTAAGAACAAGGGCAACTATAGGCACAAATTAGGTAAAAacaatagtaacagtaatagtaataggaGTAATAGTAGtgatagtagtaatagtagtagtagtagcagtagtagtagtagcagtagtagtagtagtagtagcaatAACAAATTTAGCAGCAGGGACATAGCTAAACCCAAAGATACATtaaataagaacaaaattCATACTAATGACAGCTCCAACCCTAAATATAATGGATATAACGGTAAGGATAAATCTAACAGTGTAAATTCAACTAATATGGGATATATAGCAAAatctaataataaagaagcgaaaaatgaatacacattaaaaaataaaactaattaTAAGGATAATGACTATACTGGGGATAAATCAAGCACTACTGGTGAAGCTAATGCAGAAAGTAAAACTCTAATTAGGAACAAAATTAATAGgagaaaatatattgataaaaacACGAATGATAAAAACACGAATGATAAAAACACGAATGATAAAAACACGAATGATGAAAATGCGAATGATGAAAACGCGAATAATGAAAACGAGAGTGATGAAAACGAGAGTGATGAAAAAGTGAATGATGAAAAAGCGAATGATGAAAACGCGAATGATGAAGGCGCGAATAATGAAAACGAGAGTGATGAAAAAGCGAATGATGAAAAGAAGAATTATGAAAAgaagaataatgaaaaaaagaatgataaAGGGAAAGACAAAAGTAACTCtcaaaaaatggtaaaaatagaaaacagCAAAAATGTGGATAATACCGTGGACACGTTAAGGAGTAACAACAATAAAGCTAGTGCTACGGAGAAATATCATAgagaaaatgaattaaatggtataaaaaataatataagtagTGATGATAATAGTTTACTTGTAAATGAAGTTAAAAATGAACGTGATGATTTATCAACACCACCGAAGAGTGAAacgataaatataaatgttatatcTAACCCTACCTTTGAAATTAGTGGAAAGCATTCGCTCAATAAGAAAAAGCATAACACAAagtcaaaaaataaaaagaggaaaCATCGTTCACATGTAAGAAGTAACGATGACTATGAGTACGACAGAGGTAAGGGTGATAATAGCAGCATTCACAGTAGACATATTATCGGTAGTAGTGATAGAATTGATAGCAGTGGTAGCAGTGAGAGCACTAATGTCGGGGATGCGTCCATAGTAGAGAAGACAAACAGCAGAGAAATTGTAGAAGCTAAAAAGGAGCATAATAATACacgaaacaaaaaaaatagagattTAACTGATCTGAGCTACAGTGCAAATAATCCTTTAGAGTATacggaaaataaaaaggaaaaatacgataaaaatatttcatctGAAGATAATGAAAAGGGTATTAAGAATAATACACCGGAAGTGTCGGTTTCAATAGTAGTACcagaaaattttgaaaaattaaaagaagcTAAAGTTGTAAAACAAGGAACAAAACATGAAaaggaagagaaaaaaatattgttcttACAGATGAACATGCAGGATGGTAACGGCAGCATGACTATTGAAACGGAGGACGCCGagaatgatgatgatgaggACAGCAACAATACTGAAGCCATAAATCATTTATCTGATGAAAGTGATGAAGAGGAACATTCAATTAGTTTAGATGAAGAAGGGCACGAATCACTGAatgatttaataaaagaaaaaatgaaagaagataaaaatttagaacagtttaatgatgatgataaaaGTAGTGTAGAGAATATAGAAAGTTCTGAACATCCattaattagaaaaaagaaaaatataataagaaattcTCGTAAAGTGtataatttacatttgtATAATTGTTCTTTCATAGATGATTGGGACATAAATCATGAATATATTGATGAAGATGGGaaattagtaaaattaaGTGGATATGTTTTTCAGAATATGGTCAACTCAGATACTATGCCTACTACCAATATTACTGATTGGAAATTAAAAGGGTCATGTgattatgataattatatttgCGGTGCTTTGAactatatgaataatatgtaCAGTAAAGGGGAGAGGGTTATATttgaaggaaaaatatatgaagctGTCAGTGATACTTATGCCACGCCTAAGGAATTGGAAAATTTGTGGATTGAAAAAACGAATGATTGTTACAATTTTTAAGTGATACGTCAggatatacacataaaataCCTACAACCGCATTTATACATagatacatatgtatacatacatagatgcatatatatatatatatatatatatatttcttttcttttttagtCACCCCAAAAATATGGCACATGAGAAACAGCATGCTTATTCCCCAAGGGGAAGTGACATATGTCTCCTTTGTCTGCCTTTTCATAACGTCACATATGAATGTGGGATTgtttatgcttatatatatatatatatatatatatattattataaatacccttttttttaatttaattaatcttTTACCATAAGTATTTGCATGGTGTTTTGTTTATGCTCCTTCTGATTTGGCTAAACAGAGCCCCAATTGATGTGCTTAGTTTATACACCCTCAtatattctttctttttactaatttttattcGATTTTCCTCGTATTTGTTAGCACTATTTGTTAGCGCTTGCTTTAGTTAATGTCTACGAGCATCGAATCATCAGTGTATAGAGTAATACAAATGTGCAAATGGCGATCTatcatttttgaaatatcGTTTTTATATCTTAACGAAGGATGTGTTGTGATTAATAATGGATAAGCCATTGTCTATTTGTTGAATATCCATTTTGGTTAACCATTAATTagttttgctttattttattctgttttatattatttgactattttttattttactttttttcattaccaATTTTGCTTTAACTTTCTTGCTTGCTAAGAGCTATACTCATCcaataatttgttaaaatttcttaaaatttgttaaaatttgttaaaatttcgCCAAATTTCACCAAATTTATCTAAAATTGAAAAGGTACTTTTTGCTGAGCTCGAGATACAGTAGGTGATACATAAATTTCTTTATCCCTTCTGTAGTCCCATTTTTATTCTAGCTTATTACTTTgcaatttttacaaaaattttttagaaaagtGTAGGGAGTGATGTCCTAAAAATAAGGTCATCACCATGTATAGTTTTTTACACTTCTTCTCTGTTATTCAATTTGTTAATACTTCGACTTATTATAACGTACTATATtctaacataatataattgaGTAAACCTTTTCGAATTAgtgttactattatataGTTATTCAACATTTGTATAGAAGAAGACATTATCAAGTTGTACATAGGCTACAAATGTAAATGCGTTGTATTAATATTCGGCTACCTTAGGCTGTTTTATGTATCATGTTTAGTCGAAAAGTTAGAA contains:
- a CDS encoding secreted ookinete protein — its product is MNIKKKFLIVFSCSFILKTFCALRLRDVREYYSNEIRNYKEKQNDNLEKGNFPQPIEKRKNVNLKDVSANILEPNEILRSNPVKFDFANMKEHFNSKNFSMNNGMQNNQDYLQRYKNFKTLNTQNNVDDVNSSNQQTSGTYSNLSQKGDDEQTYDNRTLNNNSVISNYAKDSSFYESLLSSEHAPHNLADDMSLNDRGRTMNKDDVITLDSSTNDLEDDTIDYFSNDEDYTLGSDTNYLDVDTPDYLSNEDDFEVGSDTDYLDDGATYFFSNDDDVEVGSGTDYLDDDAIDFFSNDDDVEVGSGTDYLDDDATDYFSNDDDVEVSSGTDHLDDGATDFFSNDNDVEVDRGTDNLEDDTINYFSNDGDYLLDSDTDYLNDDITDYLSNNNDYLLDSYTDDADEDGTDNILNSNTRDVLNRDKYISKNDDSDSLNVSNAFNNIYNNSLSNKNETFLEFPNKILQLDKNAKSNTKVRTNDTENLTTGNKKDTNTKDIIKSNKINDTVNKFNNDNTSDPKNKYNIKNEIETNEVDKKGVGKNVDKKEVETKKVNTERKGNSKEELKNNNTIGFKEKNTINELFNNSNKHNSKEILNNINTANAKGVLKNSSKTNNIDKPKDEKQFNSKNKLNKDNETNFEDKPISSSKNNSGQALKNSSKSYGKNKGNYRHKLGKNNSNSNSNRSNSSDSSNSSSSSSSSSSSSSSSSSNNKFSSRDIAKPKDTLNKNKIHTNDSSNPKYNGYNGKDKSNSVNSTNMGYIAKSNNKEAKNEYTLKNKTNYKDNDYTGDKSSTTGEANAESKTLIRNKINRRKYIDKNTNDKNTNDKNTNDKNTNDENANDENANNENESDENESDEKVNDEKANDENANDEGANNENESDEKANDEKKNYEKKNNEKKNDKGKDKSNSQKMVKIENSKNVDNTVDTLRSNNNKASATEKYHRENELNGIKNNISSDDNSLLVNEVKNERDDLSTPPKSETININVISNPTFEISGKHSLNKKKHNTKSKNKKRKHRSHVRSNDDYEYDRGKGDNSSIHSRHIIGSSDRIDSSGSSESTNVGDASIVEKTNSREIVEAKKEHNNTRNKKNRDLTDLSYSANNPLEYTENKKEKYDKNISSEDNEKGIKNNTPEVSVSIVVPENFEKLKEAKVVKQGTKHEKEEKKILFLQMNMQDGNGSMTIETEDAENDDDEDSNNTEAINHLSDESDEEEHSISLDEEGHESLNDLIKEKMKEDKNLEQFNDDDKSSVENIESSEHPLIRKKKNIIRNSRKVYNLHLYNCSFIDDWDINHEYIDEDGKLVKLSGYVFQNMVNSDTMPTTNITDWKLKGSCDYDNYICGALNYMNNMYSKGERVIFEGKIYEAVSDTYATPKELENLWIEKTNDCYNF
- a CDS encoding exosome complex component RRP42, which codes for MSSSKYIEDGINSNIRVDGRTLLTYRTIEINKNILVSADGSSSVMNEENNVICGVKLSLLSPSADANDEGFVNLKIDCPASVGANRIKKEHLQIMTSIIYDLCIKNNINKKKLCILPSKFVWGVDINVMVLNAGGGLLDIISIAIYVALNDMTMPIVKPKKKIDELNMFHNTKCKDYQVEIVENQKTNFPYENIPICISIGEINNKYIYDMSKIEEELVENIFVVAITSSGKCVAFHKLYGISMEISSILNMTENSIKVSHFLFEKINEAICKIRTRSALIK